The proteins below are encoded in one region of Juglans microcarpa x Juglans regia isolate MS1-56 chromosome 4D, Jm3101_v1.0, whole genome shotgun sequence:
- the LOC121259977 gene encoding LOW QUALITY PROTEIN: probable inorganic phosphate transporter 1-8 (The sequence of the model RefSeq protein was modified relative to this genomic sequence to represent the inferred CDS: inserted 1 base in 1 codon) has protein sequence MALKVLSALDTARTQLYHFKAIIIAGMGLFTDSLDLFCIPLIMNHIGRVHYENEVESDVEKYRVPPAVASTMVAIALLGTAIGQLVFGRLGDLVGRRRVYGLELTIMVLSSIGCGFSFCTTKSCVLVSLGLFRFALGLGIGGDYPLSATIMSEFANKKTRGXFIAAVFSMQGFGILAASTVMIVVCAIFDRASNILPEDRTPRDADIAWRIILMLGAVPAAFTFYWSMSMPVTARYTALVEQNVHQAARDMEKVLEISMNEIFEENPPLPTPPPYPLFSKQFFRRHGRDLMACSLSWFLLDIVFYSSNLFQSQIYEHHLPRKKDVNAYRDAFDVAKLQAIIAICSTIPGYWFTVYFIDIIGRVRIHAMGFFCMALVYLAIGIPYEKHWRNDANAGFMILYGLTFFFANFGPNTTTFIVPAELFPARFRSTCRGISGAAGKLGAIIGSVGFLWASHDQKEHGYPRAIGMTPSLIILSGVCLVGLVVTLLSTRETMGRSLEENENDDDLINEMPLGRSHSGTSFRSHEALNEATHVA, from the exons ATGGCGTTAAAAGTTCTGTCTGCGCTCGACACTGCGAGAACTCAGTTGTACCATTTCAAGGCGATCATCATAGCCGGCATGGGCCTCTTCACCGACTCCTTGGACCTCTTCTGCATCCCTCTGATCATGAACCACATCGGACGGGTGCACTACGAGAACGAGGTCGAGTCCGACGTCGAGAAGTACAGGGTCCCCCCCGCCGTGGCCTCGACCATGGTGGCCATCGCTCTTCTGGGAACAGCAATCGGGCAACTGGTCTTCGGTAGGCTCGGCGACCTAGTCGGGAGGCGCCGCGTGTACGGGCTCGAGTTGACGATCATGGTGCTCAGCTCCATCGGATGCGGGTTCTCCTTCTGCACGACGAAGAGCTGCGTGCTGGTTAGTCTGGGGCTGTTCAGGTTCGCTCTGGGGCTGGGGATCGGTGGGGACTATCCCCTGTCGGCGACCATCATGTCGGAGTTCGCGAACAAGAAGACACGTG GCTTCATAGCGGCCGTGTTCTCAATGCAGGGATTTGGGATTTTGGCCGCTTCGACGGTCATGATAGTGGTGTGTGCCATATTTGACCGTGCATCCAATATATTGCCGGAAGATCGAACGCCGCGAGACGCCGATATTGCATGGAGGATAATACTGATGCTGGGTGCGGTTCCCGCTGCTTTTACTTTTTACTGGAGTATGTCCATGCCTGTAACTGCCAG ATATACAGCTTTGGTGGAGCAGAATGTGCATCAAGCAGCCAGGGACATGGAGAAAGTGTTGGAAATTTCAATGAATGAGATTTTCGAAGAGAACCCACCGCTCCCAACTCCACCACCATATCCCCTCTTCTCCAAGCAATTCTTTCGTCGCCATGGCCGTGATTTAATGGCTTGCTCCTTGTCATGGTTTCTTCTGGACATTGTTTTCTACAGCAGCAACCTCTTCCAGTCTCAGATATACGAACACCATCTCCCCAGAAAGAAAGATGTTAATGCCTATAGAGATGCTTTTGATGTTGCAAAACTCCAAGCAATCATCGCAATCTGTTCCACCATTCCAGGATACTGGTTCACCGTCTATTTCATTGATATCATTGGAAGAGTCAGAATCCATGCAATGGGTTTTTTCTGCATGGCATTGGTTTATTTAGCAATTGGGATACCCTATGAGAAACACTGGAGGAACGACGCAAATGCAGGTTTCATGATCCTCTATGGCCTCACCTTTTTCTTCGCAAATTTCGGACCAAACACAACTACCTTTATAGTCCCCGCGGAGCTTTTCCCAGCAAGATTTAGATCCACCTGTCGTGGAATTTCTGGGGCTGCAGGGAAGCTGGGGGCGATTATTGGTTCTGTTGGATTTTTGTGGGCTTCACATGACCAAAAAGAGCATGGTTATCCTCGAGCAATTGGAATGACTCCCTCATTGATAATACTTTCCGGAGTTTGTCTTGTGGGATTGGTGGTGACATTGCTTTCCACACGTGAGACAATGGGAAGATCATTAGAGGAGAACGAGAACGATGATGATCTTATAAATGAGATGCCTTTGGGCAGATCTCATTCGGGTACAAGTTTTCGGTCACATGAAGCTCTGAACGAAGCTACTCATGTTGCCTAG